The genomic DNA TCTgtcttgacttgggacttgattTGGGGCTTGAAGACAAATACTTGAGACTTACTTGTGACTTGAAAAACAATGACATGGTCTCATCTGTGTATAACATGCATTTCAATAAAAGGAATTGGACTTGGGAGTTGTTCGTCTTGACTTGGGAATTGACTTGGAACCAGAGTCAGGACCTTCCTTTTTTGACTTAGGGCTACTTTATAGCATTTCCCTGCTTTGACTTGACACAACAATGACATGGTCTCATCTGGGTATAAAATGAATTTCAATGGAGAGAATTGGACTTGGGACTTGCCTGCTGTGACTTGGTACTAGAGTCAGGATTTCCCTTTTTTGACTTGGGACTATATTCAGCATTTGCCTGTTTTGACTTGGGACTAGATTCCGGACTTGCTTGTTCTGACTTAGGGCTTTACTTGAGACTTGCCTGTTTTGGCTTGGGACTTGACTTAGGACTTGTAGACATTACTTGAGACTTACTtgtgacttgcaaaacaatgacatgGTCTAGTCTCTGCTTAACATGAATTTCAATGAAATGACTTGGACTTGGGACTTGGCCgtcttgacttgggacttgactgcTTTGACTTAGGAAAAGAGTCAGTACCTCCCTTCTTTGACTTGGGGCTAGATTCAGGACTTGCTTTCTTTGACTTGGAacttgacttgtgacttgaggacaaagacttgagactttttttttgacttGCAAAACATTGACTCGGTTCCACCTCTGAAACATACCTGATTATGTTGACATGAATCTAGATGTTAGGAAATTGATGCTATAATCTGACAATCGAAGCACAAATAGGCAGATTGAGGCTAAGCAAGGCAGCAGGAACATAAAAAATCTATTCACTGAGGTGAGTGACAAAAAACATGGAATATTGTAAGAGGTATTTGGACAAAATCATAGATatacatgaaagaaaaaagttaaaagtctcatgttaaatcaagaaaaactcAAAGCTTTTACATTCATCTCAGATTCTATTACTTTCTGTTCCactctttttaattttgctgtTGTCCCCCCTTCTTCTTTGAGAATTTGCATTCTTTCCTCGTTCTCTTGGCTCATGTCACTCCGTCAACAGGGGCTGCAGCGGGAGAGGAGATGGCTTCTCTCTTCGGCCTCTTTGCTGTGACTTTCCTGCAGGTTTAGCTGCAGGTTGTCGGCTGTGATCAAGAGAGTAAAAGGAGGTTTCACACCAATTAACTAACAGTGATAAAGAGAAGGGTAAAAGCTACAGTGAAAACAAGTGTCAAACACTCGTTTGTGTAAAGTGTTGAAAACCAACTGTGAAAGAAGAGATAAGAACAGACAGGATAAGCCAATTACCATAAAAGAGgcattttagaaacatttacCTCTGACACTGGCAGTACTTCTTAGCCCTCTGCTGCTGTTGGGctttcttcatcatctgcatttttttctatgattcaTATGAAGATAAGAAtcattattatctttttttttcctaaaagagaaaaattcgTATTTCTGTTGCAGCAAATCTGGATCTGGTTTAAAATTTCTATCGTGTACCTTTTTTCTCCTGGCCCTGCGGGACACGAGAACAATAGAAATGACCAGGAGAATCAAAATTAGAGTACTGCCTCCAAGTGCAACCCAAATCCACCAGTCAAGGCCCAGCCACCGTGGGAAGCCTTGCTGATGGTCAGTTGTGCCTGGATGACCAAAGAAATATACTACATTAGAGATTCTCCATGAGAAATTGACATTTCATGTAATTAGATTTCAGGTTCAGATGGTTTGTGTGAGCAGCACCTACAGCTGACACAGGTGGTGTTCTTACTGCCCTTCGTGATCGAGTTCATGGATGACTTTGTCGTTGTGGGTGCAGATGCTGAAAGAAAGTACTTTTACTCACGATGGAAACACactttgtaaatttacaaatgtcTTCATAGTTCAGCAGCAGGGTCGTACGTTTCACAGTGATGatcaaagatgttttaaatGACTCTCCTCCTTCAGCGGTCACTTCACACGTCCAGTTTCCTCCATGTGAAGTCCTTACAGGTTTGAAATCTACTGTTTTATCATTGATGATGGAACCATCTGGTCTGTGCCACTTTACTGTAGTTCTTTGGTCCAATTTGTGTACCTCACACTGGAGCGAAGCATCACTGCCCTCCTGGAGAACACCTGAGGGTGTAACAACAACTGCAAACAAAGCACAGTAAACGAGGAGATGATGGAACGATAACACCAAAAGATGAACAATGCTGTCCTAACAGTAAGTTTATAAGGATTTAACAAAATGACCAAGAAATAGGACCCGTCTGAGACATAatctttgattaaataaaaacaaaattgagtTGTTTTAGAGTCAGAGCTTCATTGCAATGATTGTGATGTCTTTAGATGTACAATGAGAGACATTATTCACCTGAGACAAAATAAAGCCAGTGTTCTCGACTTTCCCTATTTGCTTTGCAAGTAAACTTCCCAGCATCTTCCTTCTTCAAATTGCTGATTTCCAGATTTGACCCTCTTGTTTTAGACCTCTTTGCAATATTGCTTTGGGCTAATAGAGAAGAGCACATGGATAATCATACACTGAGTAAATGTACAATATGTTTGAGtgatatatatgtttttttttttaacacaagctTTTTTTAAGAACCTTTAGTGGTAAACCCCTTGTGA from Oryzias melastigma strain HK-1 linkage group LG16, ASM292280v2, whole genome shotgun sequence includes the following:
- the cd4-2.2 gene encoding CD4-2 molecule, tandem duplicate 2, whose product is MKIVVFLGLVLTALPAAAKVFFGRVDQSITLECGISTNPTILEWFYNEQRVLRVDHKGFTTKAQSNIAKRSKTRGSNLEISNLKKEDAGKFTCKANRESREHWLYFVSVVVTPSGVLQEGSDASLQCEVHKLDQRTTVKWHRPDGSIINDKTVDFKPVRTSHGGNWTCEVTAEGGESFKTSLIITVKPSAPTTTKSSMNSITKGSKNTTCVSCTTDHQQGFPRWLGLDWWIWVALGGSTLILILLVISIVLVSRRARRKKKKMQMMKKAQQQQRAKKYCQCQSRQPAAKPAGKSQQRGRREKPSPLPLQPLLTE